One window of Marinomonas primoryensis genomic DNA carries:
- the lysA gene encoding diaminopimelate decarboxylase translates to MDFFNYSNQTLHAEDVALSDIANQYGTPCYVYSRATLERHYNAYADAFASHPTRICYAVKACSNIAILNVLARLGAGFDIVSLGELERVLKAGGDPEKVMFSGLGKQAVEMRRALEVGIHCFNVESEAELYRLDQVAEEMGKVAPVSLRVNPDVDAKTHPYISTGLKENKFGIDIKDAVRIYQIAHSLPNLNVMGVDCHIGSQLTELKPFLDTFDRLIGLVDQLSEKGIKIKHLDLGGGLGVRYRDEVPPEPAEYAKLLLDKVKGMDLELAFEPGRSIAANAGVLLTQVEFLKCNPHKNFAIIDGAMNDLIRPALYGAWMNIVPVSLLPTPEGKRAYDLVGPICETGDFLGKDRELDIQAGDLLAVRSAGAYGFTMSSNYNSRNRAAEVMVDGDKTYLIRARETIEHQLAGEQILPD, encoded by the coding sequence TTGGATTTTTTTAATTATTCTAATCAGACTCTGCACGCAGAGGATGTGGCTTTATCAGATATTGCTAATCAATACGGTACACCTTGTTACGTTTATTCTCGTGCGACTCTAGAGCGTCATTACAACGCTTATGCTGATGCTTTTGCATCGCATCCAACGCGAATTTGTTATGCGGTAAAAGCGTGCTCTAACATTGCAATTTTAAATGTTTTAGCTCGTTTAGGCGCAGGATTTGATATTGTTTCTTTGGGTGAGTTAGAGCGAGTCCTAAAAGCGGGAGGTGATCCTGAAAAGGTTATGTTTTCCGGTTTAGGTAAACAAGCTGTCGAGATGCGTCGTGCTTTGGAAGTAGGGATTCACTGTTTCAATGTTGAGTCTGAAGCAGAATTGTATCGCTTAGATCAAGTGGCCGAAGAAATGGGCAAAGTAGCGCCAGTATCCTTACGGGTTAATCCGGATGTAGATGCTAAAACACACCCCTACATTTCAACTGGCTTGAAAGAAAATAAGTTTGGTATTGATATTAAGGATGCTGTTCGTATCTATCAAATTGCCCATAGTCTGCCTAATTTGAATGTAATGGGAGTAGATTGCCACATAGGTTCGCAATTGACTGAACTTAAGCCTTTCCTAGATACGTTTGATCGTTTGATTGGCTTGGTAGATCAGCTGTCCGAAAAAGGTATTAAAATCAAACATCTTGATCTAGGTGGCGGTTTAGGGGTTCGTTATCGTGATGAAGTGCCACCGGAACCAGCAGAATATGCAAAGCTTTTACTGGATAAAGTAAAAGGTATGGATTTGGAGTTAGCATTTGAACCAGGTCGTTCGATTGCAGCAAATGCAGGTGTTTTACTGACTCAGGTTGAGTTTTTAAAATGCAATCCGCATAAAAACTTCGCCATCATTGATGGGGCGATGAACGATCTTATTCGTCCTGCTTTGTATGGTGCTTGGATGAATATAGTGCCAGTATCCTTGCTACCGACACCGGAAGGTAAACGTGCTTATGATTTAGTCGGACCGATTTGTGAAACAGGTGATTTTTTAGGCAAAGATCGTGAACTTGATATTCAGGCGGGTGATCTTTTGGCGGTTCGTTCGGCTGGTGCTTATGGTTTTACTATGTCCTCAAATTACAACAGTCGTAACCGAGCTGCGGAAGTCATGGTTGACGGTGATAAAACGTATTTGATTCGTGCCCGTGAAACGATTGAGCATCAGTTAGCTGGTGAGCAAATTCTACCAGACTAA
- the lptM gene encoding LPS translocon maturation chaperone LptM, with product MFKLFSVCVLAVFLTACGNKGVLYLPDNNAAVIQQESPL from the coding sequence ATGTTTAAGTTGTTTTCAGTATGTGTTTTGGCTGTTTTTCTGACGGCTTGCGGGAATAAAGGTGTACTTTATTTACCGGATAATAATGCTGCTGTTATACAACAAGAATCGCCTTTATAG